The DNA region GGAGGTGGAGGAACGCATGTTTCCAGGGAGCTCGACCAGACTCCGACATGGGCCGTTTCATTAGTCTGCGCCGTCATTATTGTAATCTCTGTACTTCTGGAGAAAACACTACATAAAGTGGGAGAGGTACGAATTTGTATGTAACCTATTATTTGTTGATTTCTAACCAACTAATTAACTAGGGATTTGATCGTGCatggttttgtcaatcatcttTAAATTAACATGTACAAGTTACAGACAAAAGACACAAACGTGCATGTAGATTCTTGGCTGATTtttctgacattctttctttCCATTGTGACTTTAACAGCAATTAATTTTATACTTAAATTTGTAGACTTTTGAGAGGAAAAAAAAGTATTCATTGGTAGAAGCTCTGGAGAAAGTTAAAGGGGGTAAGAGCAGCTCCCAACTCTAATAGCtagcctatatatatatatatatatatatatatatatatatatatatatatatatatatatatatatatatatatactataaattgactcaaaatatatattttgcgCAGAGCTTATGGTTCTGGGGTTCATCTCGCTTCTACTAACATTTGGCCAAAACTACATTACCCAGTTCTGTATTCCGGAAAGGGTGGCAAACACAATGTTGCCGTGTAAATTAGATAAAGAATATCATGGGATTGGTCGCCGAAGACTCCTGTGGATGCAACGTAGAAACTTGGCAGCCGATAGTCCAGCCAAAGATTGTAAAAAGGTACCTAAATACGAGGAACAACATATTGTTTAACACACTCATTTTTTTATTGATGCCACTAATAATAACAGGGGTATGTGCCACTAATTTCTGTCCATGGGCTACATCAGCTCCATATCTTCATATTCTTTTTGGCTGTATTTCATGTCGTTTACAGTGCCGCAACAATGATGCTCGGAAGGTTGAAGGTATTTTGTCTATAGCATGTTTGGTTTAGTCTATTTCGTGTTGTGAAATTATTCATGGTCGTCTCAGATTCGTGGATGGAAAGATTGGGAAAGAGAGATTGCACATGAATATGATGTATCAAATGGTATCTATCATCCTTTCTAAAAGCCAAAGAATACTAATTACTTTTTAAACTATATACATGAACGCGCCATTAATTTTTGTGTACACAGATCCTTCAAGATTCAGGCTTACACACGAAACATCTTTTGTTAGAGGCCATACCAGTTCATGGATGAAAACACCTGTCCTGTTTTATGCTGTAAAATTCTCATATCTCTTCATTTTCGAACACATATATAGCTTTTGTGAACTGAGCAAACACAATTAATATCGACAGGTCTGTTTCTTTCGTCACATGTTATGGTCAGTTCGCAGAGCCGACTACTTAACTCTACGACATGGATTCATCTCAGTAAGTTCTCTAAATAAGTTGTTCATAAATGGAGGATAAGATTCCATCCATATTCTGATATTACATCCATTTAGGTCCATTTGGCTCCCGGAACTAAGTTCAACTTTCAGAAGTATATCAAGAGGTCATTGGAAGATGACTTCAAAGTCGTCGTTGGAATCCCGTATGATATTTCTCCCACTTTATTATCAAATGATATATATTTTCTtacatataataatatttttgtccCACTCTCAGTCCAGTATTATGGATGACTACAGTCGTCTATCTGCTTGTAAATGTAAAAGGTATGTTCTTCCTTACTTATTTTGTAATACCAGTTCCTGCAATTTTATCCGTTTATTTCACTGTCATTTCAGGATGGCATGCTATGTTTTGGCTGTCAATAATGCCCTTAGTGGTATGACTCCCTCACACTCTGGCCAAAGTTTCTTAATCCTGCAAAATTTTAATACTGACTATTTAATTTGCAAAAGATGATTTTGGCAGTTGGAACAAAGCTTCAATCAATCATAACTCAAATGGCTATTGAAATCCAAGAAAGACACGCAGTAGTCCAAGGCATTCCTCTCGTTCAGGTTTCTGATAGACATTTTTGGTTTAACAGGCCTAAGTTGGTTCTTCATCTTATCCATCTTACGCTCTTTCAGGTTGATTTTTTGTTCTGTCCTTGAAAATATTTCAACTAATTTATAGCTTGAGACCATTCTTATATTCTTCTAGTTTTGGTACTGTTCCCTCAACAGAACGCTTTTGAGATCACGTACTTCATATGGATATCGGTAATGATTACATATATGATTATCGATCTTCATAGATATGATCATATCAATGGTTGAACTTGAAATGATAATGATGATGTGGTTGTGGTGCAGTATGAATTTGGATTGTACTCATGTTTTCATCGCAATTTCATTCTTGCCCTCATCAGAGTGGGCATAGGGTGAGTGAGTAATTCTTTCTATTTGCTGGAACTGTGTCACGCACGACTCCATATTGAATTGAATTCTGAAATTGATGGCAGGGTAGGAGTACAGTTTTTATGCAGCTACATTACGCTCCCACTTTATGCACTTGTCACACAGGTAATTTGATGATAAAAGTACTGGCCATCATTAAATTTATTGACCTATATTAATGAAACGCTAGCGTTTATATACGTTCGATCAGATGGGATCACAGATGAAGAAGTCCATATTTGATGAACAAACTTCCAAGGCGTTAATGAACTGGCATAACAAAGTTAAGAAGAAAAATGAACGTGCTCAGCCAAATACACCACCACGTTCACGTAGACTAGGAGGAAGTCCGGGGGATTCACCAGAAAATTCTCCAAATGCTGCAGTTGGATGAAATATTGAAATGGCCGATAAAAAATCCATATCCCCCAGACACATGCCTGACTACACTGCCAATACGGACTTGTTAACCGGCCCATGAATAGATAAATAACATTACTACTTCCTTTCATTTTAAGTTTCTTTCATAACATGGATTAGTTCGTCAGCAAGAACGACTTAGTGATCACATTttgttaaaataataataatatatatttggtTCACCGCGTTACGAAAATGGGTGTAAAGCAGTGGGTTTGAAACCTTCGTTGGGctagattatttttttaaaatttaatttaatttttgatgGTCTATCTTTTGTTGAATAATGTGAAATTGATCAGTTCTTGagtcaatttttattttccaagAAATGAAATTAGAGTTTACAATTTGAGGGTTTCAGAATTTAAAATGTGTAACAATCATGTGTCCAAAACCTAGAATAAAACCTAGTAATAATAGGAAGATATTATGTCAATGAGTTAAATATCACAAGTAGGACtcttaaaatatggtattatcATCATAATTTTGAGCTTTACATGCAGTCACAAGGCAGCCGTGAAACAGTCACGAGGCGTGGTCACGTATTGTTTCAGGACTTCTTCTGTTTTTGTCTTTATTTCATAGTTTCATCTCGACAACTTCAAAtatgataaaaatcatatttttagcCAAATTTGCTACAAGACCATAAAACTTCATTCTAAAACAAAATAACATAAAAGtatatcaattaaacatatcgaAAGTGACAAAAATGAGAAATTTGATAACAACAATatgaattattatgattttgtcCCGTGACATCTAAGAACAACACATGAAGAAGAGCCTATAATCAGTCACATCAAGAAATTTGTAGCAAAACTTGTGATGTATACCTTTCATTTCTGTTAAGTCTTGCTCCAAGATAAAAAAACAACTGAGAGCAACCAACAATCATTGAGCACAACAACTAGGGAAAGACAATCTTTTCAGTTCATTCCATCTAGGGAAAAACTGATCCCAAGTTTCGGCTCTGGTCAGCTGGTAGATTCACTTCCCATGATTTATCAAGATGTCCATACAGAGATAAATTTTCCTTCTCTACAAACAAGTGATGCAAGAGACAAGACATGAATAAATAAGACACATAAATCAAAGATGAAGTTAAATCCATATATCACGAAACAATGACGATTGCGATGCACACTAGCCACACGTATCTTTTCACTTACAAAAGCCATTGACAGGTAAAAAAGTCAGGACTTCGCGCACTACTCCATTAGAAGATGTCACATTCAACAATGCAACACTtacataataattttattaaacagAGTATTCATTCCTGAAAGGAATTGTTGATTCCACATTTTActgagattttatttttgtatttctAGATAATATAAATGATTTGTTTCCTTAGAAATCGATACTCATTTTATGGGATGATTTATAGCATCAGGGAAAATATCTATAGGATAGGCCATATCTTGAAAAAGAGTTTGATTCCTTTTTAACACACTTGTTTCCTTGATTATAGATGGAGAGAATCGTGAAAGATCGTTATGCAGAAATAAATATGAAAACATCATCAATAAAAAGGTGCGGCAGTAAGAATAGTGGGTGAGATATAAAATCGCCTTGAAGAGATTTTTGACGACACTTTTTTGACAAAGTTGGAGATCAAGGGAGGAATCGCTTAAACTGGAAGGATACTTCCGTTCTGGTGTACTCAGCAGTTGTTCGGCTGTAGCATCTAGTTTTGGGTTAAAAGTTTTTATTTGATGTCGTTTAATTCCTTGGCGTGTCAAGgattttatgttttattattCTCACTAGTATCTGTTTTtgtgtaaacgatttacataattttctagtgaatttGTTGCCTTGAGGCTTTGCACAAGTATtagtacttgtgcataattgaaTCCTGCTCTTTAGCTACTTTACTCAGTTTATAATTTTGATCAATCAATTTCCGCTGCTGT from Primulina eburnea isolate SZY01 unplaced genomic scaffold, ASM2296580v1 ctg1415_ERROPOS9300000, whole genome shotgun sequence includes:
- the LOC140820747 gene encoding MLO-like protein 5 isoform X2, with translation MLPCKLDKEYHGIGRRRLLWMQRRNLAADSPAKDCKKGYVPLISVHGLHQLHIFIFFLAVFHVVYSAATMMLGRLKIRGWKDWEREIAHEYDVSNDPSRFRLTHETSFVRGHTSSWMKTPVLFYAVCFFRHMLWSVRRADYLTLRHGFISVHLAPGTKFNFQKYIKRSLEDDFKVVVGIPPVLWMTTVVYLLVNVKGWHAMFWLSIMPLVMILAVGTKLQSIITQMAIEIQERHAVVQGIPLVQVSDRHFWFNRPKLVLHLIHLTLFQNAFEITYFIWISYEFGLYSCFHRNFILALIRVGIGVGVQFLCSYITLPLYALVTQMGSQMKKSIFDEQTSKALMNWHNKVKKKNERAQPNTPPRSRRLGGSPGDSPENSPNAAVG
- the LOC140820747 gene encoding MLO-like protein 9 isoform X1 — protein: MAGGGGTHVSRELDQTPTWAVSLVCAVIIVISVLLEKTLHKVGETFERKKKYSLVEALEKVKGELMVLGFISLLLTFGQNYITQFCIPERVANTMLPCKLDKEYHGIGRRRLLWMQRRNLAADSPAKDCKKGYVPLISVHGLHQLHIFIFFLAVFHVVYSAATMMLGRLKIRGWKDWEREIAHEYDVSNDPSRFRLTHETSFVRGHTSSWMKTPVLFYAVCFFRHMLWSVRRADYLTLRHGFISVHLAPGTKFNFQKYIKRSLEDDFKVVVGIPPVLWMTTVVYLLVNVKGWHAMFWLSIMPLVMILAVGTKLQSIITQMAIEIQERHAVVQGIPLVQVSDRHFWFNRPKLVLHLIHLTLFQNAFEITYFIWISYEFGLYSCFHRNFILALIRVGIGVGVQFLCSYITLPLYALVTQMGSQMKKSIFDEQTSKALMNWHNKVKKKNERAQPNTPPRSRRLGGSPGDSPENSPNAAVG